In the genome of Hydractinia symbiolongicarpus strain clone_291-10 chromosome 5, HSymV2.1, whole genome shotgun sequence, one region contains:
- the LOC130644911 gene encoding zinc finger protein 227-like, which yields MPKTFLVKKPKGKDELEEPVLDQQVPSGNPFYYHPAFYYPAEYYSYLPTLWARHYQDIATNWQGTDKQYQNGNAPGGIPGLNLPQPLNLPSQVSSSAFAPNPLYQAQQQHNGGGIPTMYHQHSSSQQQSDQQFQQQFQQLINQHHQNAQLQQQQQYGAPNHQHFETDSNDKVKRDLYNEFFDLDNNAIKKEDSMLLPNAVAAALGNHTTHRVKKERGEDGSETDSVSSDSSKCSESSSAAVVDNIINHGVDIKRDDKMLSRNGDGELSPKSGEEGDKVYQCAYCAKKFTRSWNYQRHVLIHSGRKPHKCEVCDKAFVLAAHLKIHMRIHTGEKPYKCTVCGRGFAQLTNLQRHVLTHTGQKPHRCQHCNKGFVSSSDLRRHIRIHTGEKPYQCHACSKAFTTSGNLQSHVLTHTGVKPYSCSICKWKFISSSNLRTHIRTHHCNNDESNELQMVPDNTIRVVTPSSTEEQVFLPATVKTN from the exons ATGCCGAAAACTTTTTTAGTGAAAAAACCAAAAGGTAAAGACGAGCTTGAAG aaccTGTTCTCGATCAACAAGTTCCCTCTGGAAATCCCTTCTACTACCACCCAGCATTTTATTACCCCGCAGAATATTATTCCTATCTGCCAACGTTATGGGCTCGTCACTATCAAGATATTGCGACAAATTGGCAAGGAACAGACAAGCAGTATCAAAATGGGAACGCACCAGGCGGAATTCCTGGACTTAACTTGCCCCAACCACTCAACCTTCCATCTCAAGTGTCTTCTTCTGCATTCGCTCCAAACCCTTTGTACCAAGCCCAGCAGCAGCATAATGGTGGTGGAATACCTACCATGTATCATCAACATTCCTCATCCCAACAACAGTCAGATCAGCAGTTTCAGCAGCAGTTCCAACAACTGATCAACCAGCATCATCAAAATGCTCAGTTGCAACAACAGCAGCAGTATGGCGCGCCAAACCATCAGCATTTTGAAACAGATTCAAATGATAAAGTTAAACGTGATTTGTATAACGAATTTTTCGATCTTGACAACAATGCTATCAAGAAAGAAGACAGCATGCTTCTACCAAACGCCGTTGCAGCGGCGTTGGGTAATCACACCACTCACAGGGTAAAAAAAGAACGTGGAGAAGATGGCTCTGAAACAGACAGCGTATCATCAGACTCATCGAAATGTAGCGAAAGCAGCTCTGCCGCAGTGGTTGACAACATCATTAATCATGGCGTTGACATTAAGAGAGATGATAAAATGTTATCAAGAAACGGAGACGGAGAATTGTCCCCAAAAAGTGGAGAGGAAGGAGATAAGGTTTATCAATGCGCGTACTGCGCAAAAAAATTTACACGTTCGTGGAATTATCAACGACATGTTTTGATTCACTCTGGCAGAAAACCACACAAATGTGAAGTGTGTGATAAAGCATTCGTGTTAGCTGCACACTTAAAGATTCACATGCGTATTCACACag GCGAAAAACCGTACAAGTGCACAGTTTGTGGCCGAGGGTTTGCGCAATTAACCAATTTACAGCGCCACGTACTTACTCATACTGGGCAGAAACCGCATCGCTGCCAACACTGCAACAAAG GATTTGTTTCCAGCAGTGATCTACGACGCCATATCCGGATTCACACTGGAGAAAAACCGTATCAGTGTCACGCCTGTTCGAAGGCTTTTACCACTTCTGGAAATTTGCAGAGTCACGTGTTAACTCATACTGGAGTAAAACCCTACAGTTGCTCGATATGCAAGTGGAAATTCATCTCTTCATCCAATTTGAGAACGCATATTCGCACTCACCATTGTAACAACGATGAGTCTAACGAGCTCCAAATGGTTCCTGATAATACGATAAGAGTTGTTACCCCGTCCTCAACCGAGGAGCAAGTATTTCTTCCGGCTACCGTGAAAACAAACTAA